The Streptomyces pratensis genomic interval AGCGGTGCGCTTCACGGAGTTGTGTGGACAGGCGGAGGGCGGTGGCCGGGGCGAACCGGCAGCGGTGCCGGCTCAGTCCTCGTCGTCGTCGTCGTTCGAGCCGCCGCTCTCGGAGAGCACGTCGTCCACGCCCTCGAAGAAGTCGATGAGCTCCTTGCCGTCGATCTTGCCCAGGTTGTCCTCCTGGGTCTTGAACATCTTCTCGATGGTGTCCTCGAGGTCGTCCTCGATCTCCTCGAAGAGCTCGACCTGGAGCTTGAGGATCTCGTCGAGCTGATCGACCATCCCGTTCAGGCTCTTGACCAGGTAGCCGCCGTTGGTCCGGCCTTCCTTGTCACCCGCCATCGCCCCGATCGCCAGCGGCACCTTCTGGCCGTCGAGGAAGCCGGGGGCGGTCTGCGCACCGTCCTCCCCGCCCTGCAGCGTGGGCATCCCGGGTACGAGAATCCCGTCCGGTGAGTCCCCGTTCTCCCTGATCTTCTTGACCGCGGCGAGGAACGGGACGACGTCATTTTCGAGAAAGCTCTGCAGCCAGGCCTTGTTGATATTGACCGGCGGGGAATTCTCTGCCATGCCCTACTTCTCCTGTCTCCACTGTTCCGACGACTTCAAGCGTTCTGCGAGCGCGCGGTGCTGACGATCCACGCGTGAGGCGGGCGGCGGCATGCCGCCCTCACAACAGCGGGCGACCGCTCGCGTGAGGCACACGCGGACGGCCGCCCGAGGAAAACCAAGGCGTGTCGCCCCCGGTCAGCCGCCGATGCGCACGCTCTCCCACAGCGACGTCAGGGACTTCTCGCTGTACTGGTAGCTGTCGGAGACGTCGGTCAGCAGGGCCGAGTTCTCGGCGAGGATGCGCTTCATCTCCTCGACGGCGTTGTTCCAGGAGGCCTGCTTCTCGGTGTAGACCGCCTTGTCGTCACCTTCCCAGGTCTTCTGGAGCTCCTGGAGCTCCGCTTCCAGGTTGGTGAGGATGCTGTCGATCGCCTTGGTCTGCTGGACCATGTCGTCGGCGGCGTTCTGCATGTGGGAGTAGTCGACGTAGATCTGGCCGTCGGTGAAGTCAAGCGGGGGGGTCATGGTCGTCCTCTTCTCGCGGCGGTTACTTCAGGAGGGAAGGGTGTCGTGCCGTGCCTGGGTGCCGGTCAGGACTCCCGAGGCGGATCGGGTCGTCAGCGACCGGCGGTGGAGCCCGCCAGCGCGTTGAAGATCTCCTCGGAGCGGTTGTACGCCTGCTGGATGGAGTCGCCGGCCGAGGCCTGCTGGATGCCCTGTGCGCGCATCGTCTCCTCCAGCGTCGTGATCATGTCGCGGAGGTTGCCGGAGATGATCTCCGCCTGCGCGTCCCACCGGTCGAGCAGCTTCTGGAACGCGCCACCGTCACTACCGGCGTAGCCGGAGGACAGGTTGTGCTTCATGTTCTCCACGTCCTGGCGGCTGGTCTGGACGCCGGTGAAGGCCATCTCCAGAGCAGTGACACCGTTCTGTGTCGCCGATGCCAGTGACTGCTGTGCGCCTGTGCCTGCCATTTTCCTGTGCCTCCTGGAGTGTCACGCCGCCGGTCGTCGGGCCCGGGGCGCACTGTGTGACCGGACGCGGCCGGAGGGCCGACGTCCGGATGATCTGGGCAAACAGAGCCTAAAGAAAGAGGAGTTGACGATTCAATGGCCTGAGTCACCTTTTCGGATCCGACCGGGTATTTCAGTCGAATCGCGCCGAGATTTAACCTGACGGTCAGTTACGTCCCGGTGCTTTCCTGTTGCAGGACGCTTGGCGGTCACGTCTCGTTGCGCTGACACCTTCATGTGTCTGCGTGTTACACGATGTTCATCTTCACCGCCGTAGCGGCGTGTTGTTCCGTAGTCACCGAGCGGCGCATTCGGACCGTCATTTCCGGTCGCAGCGTGCGGTCGTGCTCGCGCTCCGGCTCAGGGCGGCGGCCTCCTTCGTCAGGTCCGGTCCCGTCGGCAGCATCGCGAGGAGCGGTGCCGGCAGGCCGCGCGTCTGGCCCTCCGAGTAACCCAGCGCCGCGAGTGCGTCGGCCGTCCCCACCCGGTACTTCATCCCGGTGTCCGTCACCAGGTAGACGGTGGTGCCGACCTTGCTCCCGCCCGCCCCGAGCACGCGCACCAGGGACCCGCCGCCGGGTCGTACGGCGATCGTGCCGACCGGCATGCAGGCCGGGGTGAGTCCCTCGGGCGGCGCCTGGGACGCGGGACCCAGGTCCCCCCTCCCGGTCAGGGCCACACTGATCTGCGGGCCTCGCGCGCCGGGCTCGACCCGTACGCAGACGGTGTGGCCCTCGCCGAGGGCCACCGCCTCCGGCGGCGCCGAGGGCAGGTCCGGGTCCTCGGCCGTCTCGCCGGCGCCCGGGGCCAGATGGCTGCCCAGCACGTCCGCGCCCAGGGCGCTCACGTCGGCCGCGCCGCCTCCGTACACCTTGTCGCGCGTCTGCGGGTCACCCAGCACCAGGGCGGCGCCGGTCGCGGTGAGAGGCGCCAGGCCCTCCTTGCGCAGCAGGTAGTAGCGCTCGTCGGAGCCCGGCACGGTGACCCGGAACACCTCGCCGATCCGGGACTCCCGGCCGCCGAGCGACGGCCCCTCCTGCCCCTTGCCCGGCACGTCAGGAGAGCGCAGGTCGGGCCCCGATGGCAGGGCGTTCAGGAAGGCCGCGGAGAC includes:
- a CDS encoding type VII secretion system-associated protein, which gives rise to MAENSPPVNINKAWLQSFLENDVVPFLAAVKKIRENGDSPDGILVPGMPTLQGGEDGAQTAPGFLDGQKVPLAIGAMAGDKEGRTNGGYLVKSLNGMVDQLDEILKLQVELFEEIEDDLEDTIEKMFKTQEDNLGKIDGKELIDFFEGVDDVLSESGGSNDDDDED
- a CDS encoding WXG100 family type VII secretion target, whose translation is MTPPLDFTDGQIYVDYSHMQNAADDMVQQTKAIDSILTNLEAELQELQKTWEGDDKAVYTEKQASWNNAVEEMKRILAENSALLTDVSDSYQYSEKSLTSLWESVRIGG
- the eccB gene encoding type VII secretion protein EccB, with the protein product MQSKRDQVQAHMFIMGRLTSGMLRADPDAPESPQGRTNRGVVIGIVFAVLLSAGAFVLGLLKPGTTDSWKTAGTLVVNKDTGSRYLYLDGRLRPVRNYASARLLAGADLKAVSVGSGSLSGTPHGSPIGISGAPDALPGSGDLDTGPWQICSGSETGSTGTIVAVGRAAGADGLPTDQGMLVTGPDKAGYLVWRGSKLRLDEESRAREALGYGSTPRLPVSAAFLNALPSGPDLRSPDVPGKGQEGPSLGGRESRIGEVFRVTVPGSDERYYLLRKEGLAPLTATGAALVLGDPQTRDKVYGGGAADVSALGADVLGSHLAPGAGETAEDPDLPSAPPEAVALGEGHTVCVRVEPGARGPQISVALTGRGDLGPASQAPPEGLTPACMPVGTIAVRPGGGSLVRVLGAGGSKVGTTVYLVTDTGMKYRVGTADALAALGYSEGQTRGLPAPLLAMLPTGPDLTKEAAALSRSASTTARCDRK